One Keratinibaculum paraultunense genomic window carries:
- the oraE gene encoding D-ornithine 4,5-aminomutase subunit OraE, whose amino-acid sequence MELKPNEKLDIEYILKDLDKYRPRRRGWTWRKGVGEKRKIGKFEYYDTSEPLKNSQPLPAAKYFDNIDPQPKSVITTEIASGRFEDDIRRMRMAAWHGADHIMVIRTAGQSHYDGLIEGTPQGIGGIPITRKQVRAQRKALDIIEDEVGRPINYHSYVSGVAGPEIAVMFAEEGVNGAHQDPQYNVLYRNINMVRSFVDAACAKKIMAWADMVQIDGAHNANATAREAWKVMPELMVQHAINSMFSVKAGMKKENICLSTVPPTAPPAPCMRLDLPYAVALRELFKEYKMRAQMNTKYMESSTREATVTHTLNLLISQLTRAEIQSTITPDEGRNVPWHIYNIEAVDTAKQAFNGMDGLTRMVEIKRDEGELADKVRELKERAVLFLEEILEVGGYFNAVEQGFFVDSGYYPERNEDGIARKINGGVGVGTVYEREEDYMAPVTAHFGYNNIAQYDESAVDNPSKLIGGCTFEDPDKIIFIDELDENDNVYVRLEETEELRKSSKIKPEMEWLGDGIILITMFLPVEARVAEFAALEIGKKLGLEDVEVIHKEIMQLAEGTRIELKGRVDFTIDLDELVIPPEPEILTEDEIREEIKKNPMKVVAATVGEDEHSVGLREIIDIKHGGIEKYGIECHYLGTSVPVEKLVDAAIEIDADAILASTIISHDDIHYKNMKKLHELCIEKGIRDDIILVSGGTQVSNELAVKHGMDAGFGRGSNGDQVATFLVKKRREMKAKDED is encoded by the coding sequence CCTCAACCAAAATCCGTTATTACTACAGAAATTGCATCAGGTAGGTTTGAAGATGATATTAGACGTATGAGAATGGCTGCTTGGCATGGTGCAGATCATATAATGGTTATTAGAACTGCTGGACAAAGTCATTATGATGGATTAATAGAAGGAACTCCTCAAGGAATTGGCGGGATTCCTATAACTAGAAAGCAAGTAAGAGCTCAAAGAAAAGCATTAGACATAATAGAAGATGAAGTGGGTAGACCAATTAATTATCACTCCTATGTTAGTGGAGTAGCAGGACCTGAAATTGCAGTTATGTTTGCTGAGGAAGGAGTCAATGGAGCACATCAAGATCCTCAATATAATGTATTGTATAGAAATATAAATATGGTTCGATCTTTTGTAGATGCTGCTTGTGCAAAGAAAATAATGGCTTGGGCTGATATGGTTCAAATTGATGGAGCTCATAATGCCAATGCAACAGCTAGGGAAGCGTGGAAAGTAATGCCAGAGTTAATGGTACAACATGCTATTAATTCAATGTTTTCAGTAAAAGCAGGAATGAAAAAGGAGAACATATGCTTATCTACAGTACCACCAACAGCACCACCAGCACCTTGTATGAGATTAGATTTACCTTACGCAGTAGCTTTAAGAGAACTATTTAAGGAATATAAAATGAGGGCACAGATGAACACCAAATACATGGAATCATCTACAAGGGAAGCTACTGTTACTCATACTTTAAACTTATTAATATCTCAATTAACAAGAGCTGAAATTCAATCTACTATTACTCCAGATGAAGGTAGAAATGTACCTTGGCACATTTACAATATAGAAGCAGTAGATACAGCAAAACAAGCATTTAATGGTATGGATGGATTAACACGAATGGTAGAAATAAAAAGGGATGAAGGAGAATTAGCAGACAAAGTAAGAGAATTAAAAGAAAGAGCAGTATTGTTTTTAGAAGAAATTCTAGAAGTGGGAGGATATTTTAATGCTGTAGAACAAGGTTTCTTCGTAGATTCAGGCTATTATCCTGAAAGAAATGAAGATGGGATTGCAAGGAAAATAAATGGAGGAGTTGGAGTAGGTACTGTATATGAAAGAGAAGAAGATTATATGGCTCCAGTTACTGCTCACTTTGGATATAATAATATAGCTCAATATGATGAATCAGCTGTAGACAATCCTTCTAAATTGATAGGTGGTTGTACCTTTGAAGATCCTGATAAAATAATATTTATAGATGAATTAGATGAAAATGATAATGTATATGTAAGATTAGAGGAAACTGAAGAATTAAGAAAATCTTCTAAAATAAAGCCAGAGATGGAATGGTTAGGAGATGGCATAATATTAATAACAATGTTTTTACCAGTAGAAGCAAGGGTAGCAGAGTTTGCTGCTTTAGAAATAGGTAAAAAATTGGGATTAGAAGATGTAGAGGTAATTCATAAGGAGATAATGCAATTAGCAGAAGGAACAAGAATTGAGTTAAAGGGTAGAGTTGACTTTACTATAGATTTAGATGAATTAGTTATTCCACCTGAACCAGAAATATTGACGGAAGATGAAATAAGAGAAGAAATAAAGAAAAATCCTATGAAAGTAGTAGCTGCTACAGTAGGAGAAGATGAACACTCTGTTGGATTAAGAGAAATTATCGATATAAAGCATGGTGGAATTGAAAAATATGGAATTGAATGTCATTATCTAGGAACCTCCGTTCCTGTAGAAAAATTAGTAGATGCAGCTATTGAGATAGATGCAGATGCAATTTTAGCCTCAACTATAATAAGTCATGACGATATTCATTATAAGAATATGAAAAAATTGCATGAACTATGTATAGAAAAAGGAATAAGGGATGATATCATCCTTGTATCAGGTGGCACTCAAGTATCTAACGAATTAGCTGTAAAACATGGTATGGATGCAGGCTTTGGCAGAGGCTCTAATGGGGATCAGGTAGCAACATTTTTAGTTAAAAAGAGAAGAGAGATGAAGGCAAAAGATGAAGATTGA